One Natronolimnobius sp. AArcel1 genomic region harbors:
- a CDS encoding universal stress protein, whose protein sequence is MYDRILVPTDGSSHAEQATDRALELAASVDADVYGICVVETGPFGSVTLPGESESAASVLGERAREYVEQIEDRGADWDVPVMTDVIEGIPVREILEYADDIDADAIVMGTRGRGGISRMMLGSVTDGVTRHTARDVLVVGNGPASSEDDHELE, encoded by the coding sequence ATGTACGATCGCATTCTCGTTCCGACCGATGGCAGTTCACACGCAGAACAGGCGACAGACCGCGCACTCGAGTTGGCAGCGAGCGTCGATGCCGACGTCTACGGTATCTGCGTCGTCGAAACCGGGCCGTTTGGCTCCGTCACACTTCCCGGCGAGAGCGAAAGCGCAGCCTCCGTTCTCGGCGAGCGCGCCCGCGAGTATGTCGAGCAAATCGAAGACCGTGGGGCTGACTGGGACGTTCCCGTGATGACGGACGTTATCGAAGGCATTCCCGTTCGCGAAATCCTCGAGTACGCCGACGACATCGATGCTGACGCCATCGTCATGGGTACGCGCGGACGCGGCGGAATCAGTCGCATGATGCTCGGCAGCGTCACCGACGGCGTCACGCGCCACACCGCTCGAGACGTACTGGTCGTCGGCAACGGCCCTGCCTCGAGCGAAGACGATCACGAACTCGAGTAA
- a CDS encoding SDR family NAD(P)-dependent oxidoreductase — protein sequence MGSVEYNFTDETVVITGASSGIGRAMAREFGAAGATVLNADIQSEPKDINAEMPTHELVDEFGGTGVYLETDVSEPAEIEAVIDAAGEYGGVDVMVNNAALSADSPMLEVTPADFERIHRVNVDGVFFGCQYAANDMIERGESGAIINTASISSNVTQFDQVQYDSTKGAVRMITRGCALELAEYDIRVNAVAPGQIATEFGKGWTDAATRGAQENEFIKPVPAGRAGTPADVAGSALFLASDHAEYITGELLHVDGGWQII from the coding sequence ATGGGCTCTGTCGAATACAACTTTACTGACGAGACGGTCGTTATCACGGGCGCGAGCTCCGGTATCGGTCGCGCAATGGCTCGCGAGTTCGGCGCGGCCGGCGCAACGGTGCTCAACGCAGACATTCAGTCCGAACCGAAAGATATCAACGCTGAGATGCCGACACACGAACTCGTCGACGAGTTCGGCGGTACGGGCGTCTACCTCGAGACAGACGTGAGCGAGCCAGCGGAGATCGAGGCCGTCATCGACGCCGCAGGCGAGTACGGTGGCGTGGATGTGATGGTCAACAACGCAGCGCTGTCGGCTGATTCACCGATGCTCGAGGTGACGCCAGCGGACTTCGAGCGCATCCATCGTGTCAACGTTGATGGCGTCTTCTTTGGCTGTCAGTACGCTGCGAACGATATGATTGAGCGTGGTGAGAGCGGCGCCATTATCAACACAGCCTCGATCAGTTCGAACGTCACCCAGTTTGATCAGGTACAATATGATTCGACAAAAGGTGCTGTTCGCATGATTACTCGCGGCTGTGCCCTCGAGTTAGCCGAGTACGATATTCGCGTCAATGCGGTCGCCCCAGGACAGATCGCAACAGAGTTCGGCAAGGGCTGGACTGACGCGGCCACCCGCGGCGCACAGGAAAACGAGTTCATCAAACCGGTTCCTGCCGGCCGCGCCGGGACGCCTGCTGATGTCGCTGGTAGCGCGCTCTTCCTAGCGAGCGACCACGCCGAGTATATTACCGGGGAACTGCTTCACGTCGACGGTGGCTGGCAAATCATCTGA
- the ppc gene encoding phosphoenolpyruvate carboxylase, whose translation MQLHNRDVRQDVRELGELLGDVLEEQTSRTSFETVESCRRTAIDYRAGDLDSRDSLISELETLSPHRQRIVARAFTTYFELINLAEERERVRTIRQASQEGTLQDSLETAAEQLGEDDLETVQQVLDDVLIEPTFTAHPTEARRKTVKSKLRAIATDLETLDERLLTDKETDQIWRDVDSEVTSLWQTPQVRNRQPEPEDEARNVQWYLENTLFDVVGEVYDELADAIDEEVDGDLEIPKLFEFRSWAGSDRDGNPYVTPDVTANTLERQRAIVLERYREQLKRLSGVLSQDGSRIDAGSAFTASLEDDRERLPGSARSAEDRYPGEPYRQKLKLMRERLDRVGDVRPGGYNDADELLTDLEVIAESLQNNGGESVVDAHVDPIRRQVATFGFSLASLDLREHQQKHTDAIAEALEGEGIDYHALDEDERVELLTDAVLQDERVIDLSETDGLSDDSARVLRLFDNLGDWQTEYGVEAIDTYAISMTDEPSHVLEVLFLADQAGVVSLPEHCGLDIVPLLETEYALSGARRIMGTLYENEAYSQALEARGQTQEIMLGYSDSNKENGFLAANWSLYKNQRRLGEICDDYDVTMRLFHGRGGSISRGGGPMGEALLALPNSTVTGQVKFTEQGEAIAEKYGNPRIAERNIEQMLNAQLRARHNAINNPKEEIPDEWMDAMETMATAARQEYRDLLESDGFVQYFEQATPITVIENLDLGSRPASRSGERSVEDLRAIPWVFSWTQSRCILPGWYAIATGIDAYLEDGGSEATLQEMYDEWDFFRTTLDNAALSLSRTELEIAERYADLAEDDLRETFFPRLTGEYKRATELIQTIGQRDQLHTRDWLGENLERRNPYVDPLNLLQTYLLDRTHRTDIEERTLRLTVKGIAAGMKNTG comes from the coding sequence ATGCAACTCCATAACAGAGACGTTCGCCAGGACGTCCGGGAACTTGGGGAACTACTGGGAGACGTACTCGAGGAACAGACGTCTCGGACGTCGTTTGAGACGGTCGAATCGTGTCGGCGGACAGCGATTGACTACCGCGCAGGGGATCTCGACTCGCGAGACTCACTCATTTCGGAACTTGAGACGCTTTCGCCACACCGACAGCGGATCGTCGCGCGGGCGTTTACGACCTATTTTGAACTGATTAATCTCGCCGAAGAGCGCGAACGCGTGCGAACGATCCGACAGGCCTCACAAGAAGGGACACTTCAGGACAGCCTCGAGACGGCAGCCGAGCAACTTGGCGAAGACGACCTCGAGACGGTTCAGCAGGTACTGGACGACGTACTCATCGAGCCGACGTTTACCGCCCACCCGACGGAAGCCCGGCGCAAGACGGTCAAATCAAAGCTGCGGGCGATTGCAACCGATCTCGAGACGCTAGACGAGCGACTGTTAACCGACAAGGAGACGGACCAGATCTGGCGTGATGTCGATTCGGAAGTGACGAGCCTTTGGCAGACCCCACAGGTTCGAAACCGCCAGCCGGAACCCGAAGACGAGGCGCGAAACGTGCAGTGGTATCTCGAGAACACGCTGTTTGATGTCGTCGGCGAAGTGTACGACGAACTCGCGGATGCCATTGACGAGGAAGTCGACGGCGACCTCGAAATACCCAAACTGTTCGAATTCCGCTCGTGGGCCGGCAGCGACCGGGACGGAAATCCCTACGTGACCCCTGACGTGACGGCGAACACGCTCGAGCGCCAGCGAGCAATCGTCCTCGAGCGGTACCGGGAACAGCTCAAGCGACTCTCGGGTGTCCTCAGTCAGGACGGCAGCCGGATCGACGCTGGCTCTGCGTTTACGGCCTCACTCGAGGATGATCGCGAACGCCTTCCCGGCAGTGCGCGTTCAGCCGAGGACCGCTATCCAGGCGAGCCCTACCGCCAGAAACTCAAGCTCATGCGCGAGCGTCTGGACCGCGTCGGCGACGTTCGTCCCGGCGGCTACAACGATGCCGACGAACTGCTCACAGACCTCGAAGTCATTGCTGAGAGCCTCCAGAACAACGGTGGCGAAAGCGTCGTCGACGCCCACGTCGATCCAATCCGCCGACAAGTCGCTACTTTCGGCTTCTCACTTGCCAGTCTGGACCTGCGCGAACACCAGCAAAAACACACTGACGCCATCGCCGAGGCCCTCGAGGGCGAAGGCATCGACTACCACGCCTTAGACGAAGACGAGCGCGTCGAGTTACTGACGGATGCCGTCCTACAGGACGAGCGTGTGATCGACCTCAGCGAGACTGATGGTCTCTCGGACGACTCCGCCCGCGTGCTTCGGCTGTTCGACAATCTCGGCGACTGGCAGACCGAGTACGGCGTCGAAGCCATCGACACCTACGCGATCTCGATGACTGACGAGCCGAGTCACGTCCTCGAGGTCCTGTTCCTCGCCGATCAGGCCGGTGTCGTTTCCCTGCCTGAACACTGCGGGCTCGACATCGTCCCGCTGCTCGAGACGGAGTACGCCCTCTCGGGTGCTCGTCGCATCATGGGGACGCTGTACGAAAACGAGGCCTACAGCCAGGCGCTCGAGGCTCGCGGCCAGACCCAGGAGATCATGCTTGGTTACTCCGACTCGAACAAGGAGAACGGCTTCCTCGCGGCGAACTGGTCGCTGTATAAGAATCAGCGCCGACTGGGCGAAATCTGTGACGACTACGACGTGACGATGCGGCTATTCCACGGCCGCGGCGGCTCGATCTCCCGAGGCGGCGGGCCGATGGGCGAAGCATTGCTCGCACTGCCAAACTCCACGGTGACGGGGCAGGTCAAGTTCACCGAACAGGGCGAGGCAATCGCAGAGAAGTACGGCAACCCGCGCATTGCCGAGCGCAACATCGAGCAGATGCTGAACGCACAACTGCGTGCACGCCACAACGCAATCAACAACCCGAAAGAGGAAATTCCCGACGAGTGGATGGACGCAATGGAGACCATGGCCACCGCGGCCCGTCAAGAGTATCGTGATCTGCTCGAGAGCGATGGGTTCGTCCAGTACTTCGAACAGGCGACACCGATCACTGTCATCGAGAATCTCGACCTTGGCTCGCGGCCAGCCTCCCGATCGGGTGAGCGCAGTGTCGAGGATCTACGGGCGATTCCGTGGGTGTTCTCTTGGACCCAGTCGCGGTGTATCCTGCCGGGTTGGTACGCCATCGCGACGGGTATCGACGCCTATCTCGAGGATGGCGGCTCGGAAGCAACGCTCCAGGAGATGTACGACGAGTGGGACTTCTTCCGGACGACGCTCGACAACGCCGCGCTCTCGCTGTCGCGAACGGAACTCGAGATTGCCGAGCGGTACGCCGATCTGGCAGAAGACGACCTCCGCGAAACCTTCTTCCCGCGCCTGACCGGCGAGTACAAACGCGCCACGGAACTCATTCAGACCATCGGCCAGCGCGATCAGTTACACACCCGAGACTGGCTTGGCGAGAATCTCGAGCGACGGAATCCCTACGTCGATCCGCTCAACCTGCTGCAGACGTATCTGCTCGACCGAACGCACCGCACCGACATCGAAGAGCGCACGCTGCGCCTGACGGTGAAAGGAATTGCGGCTGGGATGAAGAATACGGGATAA